A stretch of DNA from Oncorhynchus keta strain PuntledgeMale-10-30-2019 chromosome 17, Oket_V2, whole genome shotgun sequence:
CACTGGAGGGAGTCACACTCCTCTGGCTGTGAGGGGACGCTGctatacagagagatacacagttatacacagttacacacagtcatatacacacacacacacacacgcgcacaaagACAAAGGTCGGTGGTCAGGGGTTGCGGAATCCCAGCTATGCCTCAGATATGGGGCTTAAAGTGGGGGTGTGACCACTGTGACAAACAGGCTCCTTTAGTTCCGGGATCACTTTACGCACACTCTCCTTAACAGAGGCCCCTCTCCTTCACACACAGGCCTTGTTAGCGCAGTAGGCagcgcgtcagtctcataatctgaatgTAAATAATAGGAAATGTAACATCTATCCTTAACACTGCCTGAGCAAACCCAGTCAAAACTCCAAACTTAGCTTTGAACATAAACTATGTCTGTGTAACCTAATGTAGCTGgcgtaaaataaaataaaaactgtcGGGAGAGGGCCTCTGCTGCACTATTCAACCAATCCAGAAAAGTCTGTGGAGGAGTTATGAGGCCATATCACATTGTTAATGTCCAAAAGCGGAAGTTGTGTCACAAGTGGAAGCTGTGTTGTTGCGACCCCGCTGAAGGtgatgagtgtgtggtgtgttgtcaCCCACCTGGCGATCCCTTGGCGAGCATCCCCACCCTGTTGCCTCGTCCGTGTCCCAGAGTGCCTTGCAACGAGCCGCTGTCTGACGCATTGGAGCCACAgtgactcctctcctttagacTGCCCGATGAGCGCTGGTACCAACACCTCAGCTCGTCCGACACCACcgccctcccccctcctcccccctctcgccCCAGTGAGGGAGTCCGTACAATCTGGGAGCGGGACGGGGTGAGTCTgccactcccctctcccccctcctcacccccccagGTCTCCTTGTAGAGACCCCCGGCTGTGTAGGAGCTGGAGGTTTTGAACTGGGCCTTGACGCTGTAGTGGCCCTCCTGGTCACTCTCCAGGCTGCGCACCACCACCGGGTTGGGGCTTCCCTCTACGTACAGGGGGTACTCTTTAATCCGGTACTGGGACGAGGGCTGGCTCTGGCTGTGGAGGTACACCCCGTGCTGCCCTGACCCAGTCCCTGCTCCCCCCGTACCACTGCCCCCTGAACCGTTCTTGGCTGCCAGGTTGGGCATGGAGCCAGAGTTAGAGGAACCAAGGTGACCtgcagacctggagagagagaggatatacaCATTAAACATAGAACATGTCACAGAGATCTCCCAAAAGGATTGATGAACAAGTCCAAAGTAAATCCCTGGACACACCCAGCTCTGCTGTACTAACctgtgcctctgcctctgcctctgcctggcTTTGGAGGGGGAGTCCTCTCCCAGGGTGGAGTAGTTAGGGTTTGAGCCTGGCGCTCCCCCAGGGTAGTAGTGTTCTGAGCTGCTCTGGGAGGTACAGGACGAACAGTCATCCAGCGGGTCCGAGCCGTTGGAGCTGCGTGTCCCTGGGGCCAAGAAGAAGTCTGGGCTGCCCAGGGCTCCCagggtgtctgtgtgagtgtgtgtgtcggggTCGGAGGCCAGCAGCTTGCCCTGAGATTCCAGGCTGGAGCTGCGGTTCCTAAAGTGCTGAACCAGACTTTGCAGACGGGTGGGACTGATGTCCACAGACCTGgtgaaaggagggagagatggagggcgggagatagagagagagattttacaGTATAGTTGTGGCTTTGACCTAGTGAGGTGACCGTAGTGTGGCGGTTGTCTGAAGGTTATTCCAAAGTTATCTGGTGGTTACCTGGTGGAGTGTACATATTGAGGGGTCCTGGTCCTCAGGTCAGGGGTAGAGGGCATGCTGGACTGGGCGCTCCAGTGAGGAAGGCTCCTGATGGGGCTACTCTGCAGAGAGTTACTGCCTCCTGCCTCCCCACAAGTACCAGAGCTGGGGAACCGCCTGtgactggcagggagagagagagcacttagAAAACCTTAACATTACTATTGCTATTTTCTAATCATTCTACTATCGTTAAACCAACTATCACATGCCCCATGACCCCAGTATAGAGCTATCGTCATGGCAACAGAGTTGACCTCTCACCTGGAGTGTGAGGAGCGTTTTTTTACCCTCTCGTAGGGTTCGTCCAGCGAGGACTCACTCCACATCTTGGGTTTGATGGGGGACTTGTCGTATTCGGAGCGAGAGTAGTGCAGGTGCCTAAGGCCTTCTagggactggggaggagggggcCGGCTGTGGGAGGGAGGCCGGGGAGGGAGGCCCTTTTGTGGAGATGCTGTCGGAGAGAAGGTGGGGGTCCCTGTCACCGGGGGGTCATctgaagagacagagaaagaggaaaggagggattGGTTAGATTGAACACTGATTAGACCCCATTAGAAGGTTGATGATGACACCTTTAGATTTATTCCACTGTGaggttcacagagagagagagaggtacacatcCCGTAGTCTAGGACCAGAGTGtccggcagagagagagagagagagagagagagagagagagagagagagagagagagagagagagagagagagagagagagagagagagagagagagagagagagagagagagagagagagagagagagagagagagagagagagagagagagagagagagagtgaggtaaacATCCCGTAGTCTAGGACCAGAGTGtccggcagagagagagagagagaaagagggagagagagagagagagagagagagagagagaggtagacataccgtgagctagagagagagagagagagagagagagagagagagagagagaggtaaacataCCGTCGTCTAGGACCAGAGTGtccggcagagagagagagagagagaaagagggagagagagagagagagagagagagagagagagagagagagtgaggtaaacATCCCGTAGTCTAGGAACAGAGTGtccggcagagagagagagagaaagagggagagagagagagagagagagagagagagagagagagagagagagagagagagagagagagagagagagggtaaacaTCCCGTCGTCTAGGACCAGAGTgtccgacagagagagagagagagagagagaggtaaacataCCGTCGTCTAGGACCAGAGTGtccggcagagagagagagagagagagagagagagagagagagagagagagagagagagagagagagagagagagagagagagtaaggtaaCCATCCCGTAGTCTAGGACCAGAGTGtccggcagagagagagagagagaaagagagagagagagagagagagagagagagagacagagagagacagagagagacagagagagagacagagagagagacagagagagagacagagagagagacagagagagagagagagagagagagagagagagagagagagagagagagagagagagagagagagagagagagagagagagagagacagagagagagacagagagagagagagagagagagagagagagagagagagagagagacagagagagagagagagagagagagagagagagagagagagagagagagagagagagagagagagagagagagagagagagagagagagagagagagagagagagagagaggtaaacataCCATCGTCTAGGACCAGAGTGtccggcagagagagagagagaaaagagggagagagagagagcgggagggatagagagacagagagagagagaggtaaacataCCATCGTCTAGGACCAGAGTGtccggcagagagagagagagagagagagagagagagagaaagagagagagagagaaagaaagagagagagagagagagacagagagagagagagagagagagagagacagagtgagcgagagacagagagagagagagacagagagacagagagacagagagacagagagacagagagggagagagagagagagacagagagacagagagacagagagagagagagagagagagagagagagagagagagagagagagagagagagagagagagagagacagagagagagagagagagacagagagacagagagagagagagagagagagagagagagagagagagagacagagagacagagagagagagagagagagagagagagagagagagagagagagagagagagagagcgagagagagagagagagagagagagagagagagagagagacagagagagagagagagagacagagagagagagagagagagagagagagagagagagagagagagagagagagagagagagagagagagagagagagagagagagagagagagagagagagagagagagagagagagagagagagagagagagagagagagagaggtaaacataCCGTCGTCTAGGACCAGAGCGTCAGACAGAGAGCTGTCCTCTGAGCCGATGTTGGCCTCTGTGGtagagaacagaggaaaacacTCTTACTATGGCATTGGTTGGGGTTAGGTAGGTGTTTAAATGAATGTTTATGAGCActtcttgctgtgtgtgtgtgactgtgtgagtgtgtttgagtgtgtgtgtatgtatggtgtATGTGAATTTTTgatgttgtgtatgtgtgcctggtCTCACCCTGTTTGTTACGCGCTGTGGTTCGTATAAGCGATTCTCTCAGCATGTGTGTAGTCTCACCCTCTATGATAAGCGAAGCGCGTTGCGTGGGTTTCTTCCCAGAGCGGACACGGTGTTCGTTGATGGCGTTCTCTATCTCCTGGAGTTTCCTCAGTGCGTTCAGGTACGACGTCTTCCTCTGTTTCCTCAGCTTCTTACTGCTCACGTGCGGATCGCCGGCCAACCGCCTCGCAGCCTCCGTGATCTGTGATTGGATGGCAAACTCCCTCTCTAGACGCTCTAGTTCTTCCTcctggtgagagggagagagagagagatgcaagggTTAGGAATTGtgacacacgtgtacacacaaacacataactGTGTGCACaaagagaaacaaacacacacaggctatGACACACTCAGACATGAGTAACTCCCGTCCACGTCCACCAGTAGTAACCTAAAGTATGTTCCCAGGCCTGGAAAAACACAATGAGGAAATCATCTATCTTCCTTCCTCCCCCTTTCTTTTCGAGTCCTGTCTCATCTCCATTGAGAACCCCTAAAACACCCCCAGCTCAGAACCCCCTCCCCCTACTCCCTCTTAACCCTCAgcacagaacccccccccccccactcccccttAACCCTCACCACAGAAAAACAGAACAGTAGGCCTGTTTCACACATGCACGCAGGCACTCGCACACACTTCCCTTAGGAGAGAGAGTAGTGATGTATTGGGTTAGGTCAACATCTCCCAAGACTACCTAGTGAGAGGAATCCCTCTCACTAACAATCTCTACATCCCAGaatgtcctctgtgtgtgtgtgtgtgtgtgtgtgtgtgtgtgtgtgtgtgtgtgtgttctgaggtAACAAGGATTGACTAGTGTACAATCTGAGACATCTTTCTGCTTGCCTGGCGGTTTCCTAATACTTTACCACTGGATCAGTTTCAATGCATACAatccaagacacacacacacacacatgtacgctcgcttgcacacactttctttctctcccactaTAACCACTTCCTGTGGTAAGGAACAGACAGGCTATTTTTAGTCAGCCCTGTAGCAGTGGAAAATATATTACGGCACAAATAGAAGaacagggagaaagagggatTGAGGATGACTTCAAACCAGATCTAAGACGTTCCAGACTGCTGGTTTAGTCACTGCCCCAGTTACTCTTCTGCTTCAACCAATCATCTAGGATCAGTTCTCCATCCCCAAGTCTTAACCATATCTATTACATCACTCCAGGTTCATGAGGAAGTGTATCTATACTGGGAGACAAATACAACTCCTCCCATTTACTTGAACTGAATGGAACCACTGGAAACAGTTGGCTCTCATGTGGATTTACAAAAGTACCAGTTTGAGTGTATTCTCTGACCTCTCTTTTCGGCTTGATCTTGTGTTCGTCCAGTTTGAAGGCGGGGCCAATCTTCCTCCTGACTGTCGGAGGCTCCTCCCCTGGATCTAATGGATACTCCTTAGGAAGCTTCCCTGTCAactcctagagagagagggacagaaatacATTATATTGATCATTAAtcattgatgtgtgtgtgtgagtgtacatgtagtgtatgtttgtgtttgtgtgtgtgttcgtgcatgtgtgtgtcttaccGCCTCTCTGATACAGATGTCCTTGAGTTCCTCTAGTCTCTGTTTGAGTGTCTCTTCCAGAGCCTCCTGCCTGGCCCTCAGTGCTGCCAGCATGTCTTTCTTAGCTGTCTGAGAACTGTCCGACTCCTGGGAACCTTCACACACAGATCAGAGATGccgtcagaacacacacacaaatacggaCCAGAGCGTAGAACACTGTCAGAAACAAGCTTACTGTAACGTTACTGTGTggagcacacatatacatacacccaAATACAGCACTGACAACACTGGAGCCCAACACAATGGCATTGTCTGACCCAGAcctccagagagacagagagaaacaaggagaggGTGAAGGACGGGGGAGGGGGGCGAAGGCACTTGCCGACAGCTCAGGATGTTTACCGGGAAGTGAGTGGAACGCTTCGATAAGGAGGTCTAagactgtgtgtggtggggagagtgtgtgcatgtgtatgtgtgagtgggaTGGGGAAGCCGAGGACACAGTCTGTGACGCACAGTCTCCAACCTTGCAGGCACAACATCGTGCCagcctctcccacacacacacacacacacacacacacacacacacacacacacacacacacacacacacacacacacacacacacacacacacacacacacacacacacacacacacacacacacacacacacacacacacacacacacaccctgtgacCAAACACCATTAAGGATGACATACTGGAGTAAACACTATTTTACAATAATGATAAACAGCTATACTAATCGTTGTATGAACTATGTTAGAGCAGAGGCGTGTCATCAGATGGAAGACTACAGATGCTACTGTACCTGTAGACTTctagtcattgcgctaatgctagtaaGGATTGGCTTGAGAATCTACTtccaacttccttcatactgcatGTAGAGACATTAACATGGTATCCACGAGTTTATCTGACTATGGGGAAGTAGAAAAACGTCAGAAGTGCCAGTATCACGCAGTATCCCCTTACagtttttttcgattgctaaacgacagtgggcacaactggagtcacgtgtgcaaaactctaactacagtctgcactaccaacagtcacctgagctaaacagttcacatcacctgcaaaactcattccaagcaacacaactcttaacacatggctcaaaacacgctcagtgcagccaaacactatgcacaaccctcactgagataacacacactgtcactcagaacacactgagagtaaaaacacgagcatcaaacaccaatacagaaaatacaaacttttcatctttacagtttgaacaatttcagtgacttcatacaaagtaatattttcttcaaagaaaagagtgacattctttcacatgatttattacatttttttagaACATAACAAGTCTTTAAGGTAAATTAAAATTAGCAGTTTGCTTCAATAGTCTGTAGTAATTTACGGAATTACAGTAATGAGAAAAAAAGGTAGAAACTAAAAGTACATACTGTAATTCGAACAAATAATTGAGGGGCTAATCCTGCCTCTCTCTAGCATCAGGCCACAGGTTTTCTTCAACATCACATCTAATGTTTTCTCTTGCCATGCACTTGGGGAAGAACCTTCTGGAGTGCCTTATCCATCCCTGGCAGTCCTCTGGACTCGTGTCCTCACATCCGGCACGCATGGCTTCCAAAAGAGACATTTGGTCATGTGGGTGGTGACCAAACACTTTCCACCTCCAGgcagagaaaaactcctctattgggttgaggaagggtgaatatgcaggcaggtacaaaaccataaatctgtgatgtgctgcaaaccaatctgtgacagctgcagagtggtgaaaagcaacgttatcgcaaactatgacaaaaactagggggtttcttactggctccccctgttctgctggcactagctgagcatagagctgttctaggaaaGCTATAAGCCTTTCTGTGTTGTATGGGCCAATAATTGGTGTGTTGAGAAGCAAACCATCATTGGCCattgcagcacacatggtgatatttccccccctttggcctggaacctccacagtggccctttgacctataacattccttcctctgcgccgtgttttggcaaggttaaatccagcttcatcgataaatacaaatgaatgtggtctttccagtgcttccacgtccattactctctgaaaaacagtgtacagttttactgtagaaatgctagtgttttttttttactgtaaatattttgtatagctgtgtacgtaacctcagacgtcttacctggacatattggtatcttttgctcttttacccgttcactgtttctctcgaacggtacagtgtataactgtttcattgtaacttggtgtttctttaggactcgagcaatagttgttgtgctgacagaatgaacattttcaaatatatcattatcagccagcactctatcttgaatctcccgcagttttattgcattgttgacaacaaccatgtcaacaatagcattttcctgcgcatctgaaaatatttttcctcttccccctcttggGGGCAGCCTTTtggtcctgttgtaaaaatatattttacagtcaaatttactgtaatatatatctgtgtaaatattctataattgcaatacaaaatagattcctgtaatgttttcatttactgtaaggatgtaactctcacctctttgcatgatggaaaattcgcattacagatgccactgtggatctttgcagattgggttgcatcctcaaccctgcctctctcaatgagagaccatggttcacgacatggtctataagtgtagcccttatttcatctgaaataacagctctttgtcttctttgtcttcctccacgcatccaacctctccctgccacccttctccctccacggacccatcttccttgttccatttccaaaatgagtctttctgagctctacctatatatactgtaatatgtgtgtgtgtgttcactaacaagtctaaaacaagacacctgcttagcctttcagctgaaattgcaatcagcagtgtttgaaaggcacaaggctgaaatctattccgttttgaatgtgtggttcacagttttgacagcagtgtgttagcatttgaacaaagtgctgtaaatccacagtgttgtgcaggttgtgggataagtgtgtagagttttgaaaactgtgttcaagcaatgaaaaaccaactagagtttggtccacgtgaactgctgctgtgcagactgtagttagagtttggcacatgtgactccaagttgtgtccactgtcgtttagcaatcgaaaaaaactGTAACACACACGCACTTgcctgaggagagagagtagtgatGTATTGAGTTGGGTCAATATCTCCCAAGACTATCTAAGCCTGGAGGAATCAATCCCTCTCACTAACAATCTCTACATCCCACTGCCAGAataacctctgtgtgtgtgtgagtgtgttctgAGGTAACAAGGATTGACTAGTGGTACAATCTGAGACATCTTTCTGCTTGCCTGGCGGTTTCCTAATACTTTACCACTGGATCAGTTTCAATGCATACAatccaagacacacacacacacacgcatgtgtgCACAAAAACACATGTGCGCTCGCTTGGAGACGAGGGTGAGAGCGAGAACAGACTGTGTGAGTAGGAATATGTAAGTGACTGAGTGTGTTtatgagattgtgtgtgtgtgtttttttatgtatatattttttatttcacctttatttaaccaggtaggctagttgagaacaagttgtcatttgcaactgtgacctggccaagaaaaagcgtagcaattcgacacatacaaaaacagagagttacacatggaataaacaaaacatacagtcaataatacagtagaacaaaagaaaacaaaaagtctatatacagtgagtgcaaatgaggtaagttaaggaaataaataggccatggtggcgaagtaattacaatatagcaattaaacactggaatggtagatcggcagaagatgaatttGCAGGTAGAgacactggggtgcaaaggagcaaaataaataaatacataaataccagcatggggatgaggtaggtagatgggctgtttacagatgggctatgtacaggtgcagtgatctgtaagctgctctgtgatagactgcatccagtttgttgagtagagtgctggaggctattttatagatgacatcaccgacgtcgaggatcggtaggatggtcagttttacgagggtatgtttggcagcatgagtgaaggatgctttgttgcgatataggaagccgattctagatttaattttggattggagatgcttaatgtgagtctggaaggagagtttacagtctaaccagacacccaggtctttgtagttgtccacgtattctaagtcagagccgttcagagtagtgatgctggacgggcaagcaggtgcgggcagtgatcgattgaaaagcatgcattatgctctacttgcgtttaagagcatttggaggccatggaaggagagttgtatggcgttgaagctcgtctggaggttagttaacacagtgtccaaggatgggccagaagtatacagaatggtgtcgtctgcgtagaggtggatcagagaatcaccagcagcaagagcaacatcattgatgtatacagaaaagagagtcgacccaagaattgaaccctgtggcacacccatagaggctgtcagaggtccggacaacaggccctccgatttgacacactgaactctatcagagaagtagttggtaaaccaggcgaggcaatcatttgagaaaccaaggctgtcgagtctgccaataagaatgttgtgattgacagagtcgaaagccttggccaggtcgatgaatacggctgcacagtaaagtcccttatcgatggcggttatgatgtcgtttagaaccttgagcgtggctgaggtgcacccatgaccagctctgaaaccagattgcatagtggagaaggtacggtgggattcgaaatggtcagtaatctgtttgttgacttggctttcgaagaccttagaaagacagggtaggatagatatcggtctgtagcagtttgggtctagagtgtcaccccctttgaagagggggatgaccgtggcagctttccaatcattggggatctcagacgatacgaaagagaggttgaacaggctagtaataggggttgcaacaatttcggcagatcattttagaaagagaaggtccagattctctagcccggctgatttgtaggggtccagattttgcagctctttcagaacatcagctatctgggtttggttaaaggagaaatggtgggggctttggcgggttgctgtggagggtgccgggcagttgaccggggtaggggtagccatgtggaaagcatggccagccgtagagaaatgcttattgaaattctcaattatagtggatttatcggtggtgacagtgtttcctagcctcagagcagtgggcagctgggaggaggtgctcttattctccatggacttaacagtgtcccagaacttttttgagttagtactacaggatgcaaatttctgtttgaaaaagcttgccttagcttttctaactgcccgtgtatatttgttcctaacttccctgaaaatgtCATATcccaggggctattcgatgctaatgcagaacaccaccggatgtttttgtgctggtcaagggcagtcaggtctggagtgaaccaaggactatatctattcctagttctacattttttgagaggggcatgcttatttaagatggtgaggaaggcactttaaaaaaatagccaggcatcatctactgacgggatgaggttaatgtcattccaggataccccggccaggtcgattagaaaggcctgctcgcagaagtgtttcagggagcgtttgaggggtggtcgtttggtcgcaga
This window harbors:
- the LOC118396254 gene encoding FERM domain-containing protein 4A-like isoform X17; this translates as MEVVLLHLEDVVFTRQSLLWTFTSSALRHLRALHLTHTHRCVPRPLYQMTEGRRCQVHLLDDRKLELLVQPKLMAKDLLDLVASHFNLKEKEYFGISYTDETGHFSWLQLDRRVLEHEFPKKSGPIVLYFCVRFYIESISYLKDNATIELFFLNAKSCIYKELIEVDSEVVFELASYILQEAKGDFTSNDVTRSDLKKLPALPTQALKEHPSLAYCEDRVIEHYKKLNGQSRGQAIVNYMSIVESLPTYGVHYYTVKDKQGIPWWLGLSYKGIFQYDYQDKVKPRKVFQWRQLENLYFREKKFSVEVHDPRRASVTRRTFGHSGIAVHTWYACPALIKSIWAMAISQHQFYLDRKQSKSKIHAARSLSEIAIDLTETGTLKTSKLANMGSKGKIISGSSGSLLSSGSQESDSSQTAKKDMLAALRARQEALEETLKQRLEELKDICIREAELTGKLPKEYPLDPGEEPPTVRRKIGPAFKLDEHKIKPKREEEELERLEREFAIQSQITEAARRLAGDPHVSSKKLRKQRKTSYLNALRKLQEIENAINEHRVRSGKKPTQRASLIIEEANIGSEDSSLSDALVLDDDDPPVTGTPTFSPTASPQKGLPPRPPSHSRPPPPQSLEGLRHLHYSRSEYDKSPIKPKMWSESSLDEPYERVKKRSSHSSHRRFPSSGTCGEAGGSNSLQSSPIRSLPHWSAQSSMPSTPDLRTRTPQYVHSTRSVDISPTRLQSLVQHFRNRSSSLESQGKLLASDPDTHTHTDTLGALGSPDFFLAPGTRSSNGSDPLDDCSSCTSQSSSEHYYPGGAPGSNPNYSTLGEDSPSKARQRQRQRHRSAGHLGSSNSGSMPNLAAKNGSGGSGTGGAGTGSGQHGVYLHSQSQPSSQYRIKEYPLYVEGSPNPVVVRSLESDQEGHYSVKAQFKTSSSYTAGGLYKETWGGEEGGEGSGRLTPSRSQIVRTPSLGREGGGGGRAVVSDELRCWYQRSSGSLKERSHCGSNASDSGSLQGTLGHGRGNRVGMLAKGSPAASPHSQRSVTPSSEQAATPIPPSSPQHILNWQSGGTADSSPTEDVCQSPPQPSSEA
- the LOC118396254 gene encoding FERM domain-containing protein 4A-like isoform X10, translated to MEVVLLHLEDVVFTRQSLLWTFTSSALRHLRALHLTHTHRCVPRPLYQMTEGRRCQVHLLDDRKLELLVQPKLMAKDLLDLVASHFNLKEKEYFGISYTDETGHFSWLQLDRRVLEHEFPKKSGPIVLYFCVRFYIESISYLKDNATIELFFLNAKSCIYKELIEVDSEVVFELASYILQEAKGDFTSNDVTRSDLKKLPALPTQALKEHPSLAYCEDRVIEHYKKLNGQSRGQAIVNYMSIVESLPTYGVHYYTVKDKQGIPWWLGLSYKGIFQYDYQDKVKPRKVFQWRQLENLYFREKKFSVEVHDPRRASVTRRTFGHSGIAVHTWYACPALIKSIWAMAISQHQFYLDRKQSKSKIHAARSLSEIAIDLTETGTLKTSKLANMGSKGKIISGSSGSLLSSGSQESDSSQTAKKDMLAALRARQEALEETLKQRLEELKDICIREAELTGKLPKEYPLDPGEEPPTVRRKIGPAFKLDEHKIKPKREEEELERLEREFAIQSQITEAARRLAGDPHVSSKKLRKQRKTSYLNALRKLQEIENAINEHRVRSGKKPTQRASLIIEEANIGSEDSSLSDALVLDDDDPPVTGTPTFSPTASPQKGLPPRPPSHSRPPPPQSLEGLRHLHYSRSEYDKSPIKPKMWSESSLDEPYERVKKRSSHSSHRRFPSSGTCGEAGGSNSLQSSPIRSLPHWSAQSSMPSTPDLRTRTPQYVHSTRSVDISPTRLQSLVQHFRNRSSSLESQGKLLASDPDTHTHTDTLGALGSPDFFLAPGTRSSNGSDPLDDCSSCTSQSSSEHYYPGGAPGSNPNYSTLGEDSPSKARQRQRQRHRSAGHLGSSNSGSMPNLAAKNGSGGSGTGGAGTGSGQHGVYLHSQSQPSSQYRIKEYPLYVEGSPNPVVVRSLESDQEGHYSVKAQFKTSSSYTAGGLYKETWGGEEGGEGSGRLTPSRSQIVRTPSLGREGGGGGRAVVSDELRCWYQRSSGSLKERSHCGSNASDSGSLQGTLGHGRGNRVGMLAKGSPAASPHSQRSVTPSSEQAATPIPPSSPQHILNWQSGSFNDSCFLSSPLCSELTDVQWYGHDKAKPGTLV
- the LOC118396254 gene encoding FERM domain-containing protein 4A-like isoform X16 produces the protein MTEGRRCQVHLLDDRKLELLVQPKLMAKDLLDLVASHFNLKEKEYFGISYTDETGHFSWLQLDRRVLEHEFPKKSGPIVLYFCVRFYIESISYLKDNATIELFFLNAKSCIYKELIEVDSEVVFELASYILQEAKGDFTSNDVTRSDLKKLPALPTQALKEHPSLAYCEDRVIEHYKKLNGQSRGQAIVNYMSIVESLPTYGVHYYTVKDKQGIPWWLGLSYKGIFQYDYQDKVKPRKVFQWRQLENLYFREKKFSVEVHDPRSRASVTRRTFGHSGIAVHTWYACPALIKSIWAMAISQHQFYLDRKQSKSKIHAARSLSEIAIDLTETGTLKTSKLANMGSKGKIISGSSGSLLSSGSQESDSSQTAKKDMLAALRARQEALEETLKQRLEELKDICIREAELTGKLPKEYPLDPGEEPPTVRRKIGPAFKLDEHKIKPKREEEELERLEREFAIQSQITEAARRLAGDPHVSSKKLRKQRKTSYLNALRKLQEIENAINEHRVRSGKKPTQRASLIIEGETTHMLRESLIRTTARNKQEANIGSEDSSLSDALVLDDDDPPVTGTPTFSPTASPQKGLPPRPPSHSRPPPPQSLEGLRHLHYSRSEYDKSPIKPKMWSESSLDEPYERVKKRSSHSSHRRFPSSGTCGEAGGSNSLQSSPIRSLPHWSAQSSMPSTPDLRTRTPQYVHSTRSVDISPTRLQSLVQHFRNRSSSLESQGKLLASDPDTHTHTDTLGALGSPDFFLAPGTRSSNGSDPLDDCSSCTSQSSSEHYYPGGAPGSNPNYSTLGEDSPSKARQRQRQRHRSAGHLGSSNSGSMPNLAAKNGSGGSGTGGAGTGSGQHGVYLHSQSQPSSQYRIKEYPLYVEGSPNPVVVRSLESDQEGHYSVKAQFKTSSSYTAGGLYKETWGGEEGGEGSGRLTPSRSQIVRTPSLGREGGGGGRAVVSDELRCWYQRSSGSLKERSHCGSNASDSGSLQGTLGHGRGNRVGMLAKGSPAASPHSQRSVTPSSEQAATPIPPSSPQHILNWQSGSFNDSCFLSSPLCSELTDVQWYGHDKAKPGTLV